One Cryptomeria japonica chromosome 9, Sugi_1.0, whole genome shotgun sequence genomic window carries:
- the LOC131858439 gene encoding uncharacterized protein LOC131858439: MDSRNKTLIDFLVASGGQVVFLKSIDALDEVKNAETLCNMLDEVVTEVGVQNLVQVVTDNAAAYVAAGKLLQARHPTLFWSHCVAHCLDLLLEDIGKLSWAKNVVEDGREITKYIYNHTWVLELKRQHTDGKDLVRSRVTRLATNFLNLQSILHALPNLKRMFVSERWLENPYCRKLEAEKVVKAVFDDSFDKLMEEIINLSELTKYEAIWRIIDRRWNRQLHQHIHAAAYYLNPKFFYSRTFKIDEEVQLGLDTCIQRLVPDENIQDLIVDE, encoded by the exons ATGGATAGTAGGAATAAGACACTCATagactttctagttgcttcaggggGACAGGTGGTATTTTTAAAATCGATTGATGCCTTAGATGAAGTGAAAAATGCagaaaccttgtgcaacatgttggatgaggtggtgactGAAGTGGGAGTGCAAAATCTTGTTCAGGTTGTGAccgataatgcagctgcatatgtggcagccggtAAACTTCTACAAGCTAggcatccgacattattttggagccatTGTGTTGCTCATTGCCTTGATTTACTTctcgaggacatagggaaacttagTTGGGCGAAgaatgtggttgaagatggaagggaaATTACAAAGTACATCTACAACCACACATGGGTCTTGGAGCTTAAGAGACAACACACtgatggtaaggatcttgtgcgttCAAGAGTCACACGGCTTGCCACGAATTTCCTCAACTTACAGAGCATATTACAtgcattgcccaacctgaagaggatgtttgtgagtgaaagatggttggagaATCCTTATTGTAGGAAGCTTGAAGCAGAGAAGGTCGTAAAGGCCGTTTTTGATGATAGCTTTGACAAActcatggaggagatcatcaat TTGTCAGAGCT GACCAAATATGAAgccatatggcgcataattgatcgaaGGTGGAACcgacaactccaccaacatatccaTGCTGCTGCCTACTATTTGAACCCCAAGTTCTTTTACTCCCGCACTTTCAAAATAGATGAGGAGGTTCAACTTGGCCTTGACACATGTATTCAGAGGTTGGTTCCTGATGAAAATATTCAAGACCTCATTGTTGATGAGTAG